A window of Synechococcus sp. WH 8109 genomic DNA:
TGCGGCCAGTTCCGCCAATCTGCTTGGGGGAGAAGGGATCCGCCATGCGATGGACAGCGCCGATCAACTAGCCGATCTGTTACTCGCTGAAGGGATGTCTGGGCACTCCAAGGCCATGGCTCTTCGCTACCAAGAGCAGCTCAAGGCCCAGCAGAGTTGGCGCTGGTTGGTGTCGGGCCGGTTGGCACGGCGCACCTGGTGGGGCATCGACAATCCAAGGGCGGATCGACGTCTGGAACGACTGATCCATGGGCTTTCTGCGAACGCTGAAGCTCGTGATCTCTCAGAGATGTTGTTCAACTACAACTTCGAGCGTTACGGCCTGCGCCTGCTGCCGTATCTGCTCTGAGCCAGGGTTGATTCAGGGAGGAGACTGGCTCCTCCCTCAAGACATGTGCTTCAGAGCACGCCGCGGGCGGCCAGGCCTTGGATGGCGCCGATGCCGATGATGTGGCCGAGGCTGGTGGTGCCGAGCAGGGCTGCATGACCCATGCCGCCGAAGAAGGAAGCGTTGGGGAGTGCAGCGCCAACGTTCGGGTGCTTGATCGTGGCCTTGCCGACCATGATGGCAACCACATTGCAGAGGATCATCACCAAGGCGACCTTGGGAGACCAGGACACGGAGGCGGGAGCGATCGCGAAAAAGTGGGTCAGCATTCGAGCCAATGAGCGACACCTCATCTTCCGGTGATCGCGACGCCTTGCCTGCCTCTCTTAAGAGTTGTTCACCCTTTTTTGGGGGTTGGTAACAACAGTCCGATCACCAAAACCGTGTTGCTGAGGGTGAGAAAGGCTTCTGCCCCACCGTGCAACCAGTCAATCTCCACCAGTTCCGCTGAGCAGCAGCGCAGAGCGGCAATGGCGGCTCCAATCGTGACGGCCACAAACAGCAGTGTGAGCTGAAAGCCCCGTTCCGCCATCAGTGGAAGCGCTTCACTTTTGCGGAGCCAGTAGAGAAACAGCAGATAGGGGATCAGCGAGGCCGCGAACAGCGGTGCGGGATCAAAGTTCATGGAGCACTTGCTCCGTCCACCACCCGGAGTCGTTGGAGCTGCCAGGCCGCCAAGGCAAGGGTGCAGTTGCCGATCACGGTGAACAGGGCCTGCAGGGTGATCAGCCCCCGCAGCGCTTCGCTGTTGTCAAACAGATGCCAGGTGCAGGCGGCCATTGCACTGACGAGGGCGGGAAGCATGGCCCAGGCCATGCCCTGCAGGCCACGCCGATGCATCAACACGATCGCCACGCACCACTCCACCACGGAGGCGACGTGGATCCACCAGGTTCCGAGCGACAACGCGTGCATGCCCTGAATCCTAAGAATCCGTTGATAATGCCAGGAGTGAACAGGCTGCTGTCCGTGGTCCGCCCCACTGCGCCTGTATTGCTGCTTTGCGGCTACTACGGAGAGCACAACCTCGGCGACGATGCCCTGCTTCAGGTGCTGGTGTCGTCATTTCCCCAGCCGCAGCAGCTGTTGATCACTGCCCGAGATCCGGTCCCCGTTCTGGCTTTGGCTCCGGTGGCGCAGACGGTGAACCGCCGTTCCTTGCGGCTTTGCCTTCGTGCGGCCCTGAGAGCTGATGTTCTGGTGCTTGGTGGCGGGAGCCTGCTGCAGGACAGCACCAGCTTCAGCAGTCTCGTCTATTACTTGCTGCTGATGACGGTTGCCCGTTTAGGTGGCGCCGAGGTGGTTCTCTGGGGGCAGGGCCTTGGACCC
This region includes:
- the psaK gene encoding photosystem I reaction center subunit PsaK, producing MLTHFFAIAPASVSWSPKVALVMILCNVVAIMVGKATIKHPNVGAALPNASFFGGMGHAALLGTTSLGHIIGIGAIQGLAARGVL
- a CDS encoding DUF3593 domain-containing protein, which produces MNFDPAPLFAASLIPYLLFLYWLRKSEALPLMAERGFQLTLLFVAVTIGAAIAALRCCSAELVEIDWLHGGAEAFLTLSNTVLVIGLLLPTPKKG
- a CDS encoding DUF2499 domain-containing protein; this encodes MHALSLGTWWIHVASVVEWCVAIVLMHRRGLQGMAWAMLPALVSAMAACTWHLFDNSEALRGLITLQALFTVIGNCTLALAAWQLQRLRVVDGASAP